CCCCGGCGGGACGTTCCGCTCGGCGGCGCCGGGGCCTTCAGCGCGGCGTCGTCGGCCACCTGGTCCACCGGCCGGCCGATTACGTACCGCCCCTCAAACCAGTGGCCCAGTTCCGCCATCTTGCACCGTTCGCAGCAGAACGGCCAGTAGCGCGCGTGCTGGGCGTCCGCCTGGTCCAGCCGGCGTTTGCAGTATCGGCACTGTTCGGCCATGGGCCGCTCCTTCGGCCTAGTCCTTGCTCGCGCCCGGCTTGCCGTCCGCGCCTTTCTTCTTCCCCGCGTCCGACCCCTTCCCCGCGTCCGATCCCTTCCCCGCGCCGCTTTCCTTACGGGCCGCTTCCTTGTAAGATGCGCTGCGGTAGTCCGTCGCATGGAACCCGGACCCCTTGAACAGCACCGCCCCGCCCTTCCCGAGAAGCCGGCGCACCTTGCGCTTCTTGCACGCCGGGCACACGCGGATCGGGTCGGCCGTAATCGACTGG
The DNA window shown above is from Planctomycetota bacterium and carries:
- the yacG gene encoding DNA gyrase inhibitor YacG codes for the protein MAEQCRYCKRRLDQADAQHARYWPFCCERCKMAELGHWFEGRYVIGRPVDQVADDAALKAPAPPSGTSRRGGKPGGGSNSS
- a CDS encoding zinc ribbon domain-containing protein, whose protein sequence is MPTYEYHCGACGHRFERFQSITADPIRVCPACKKRKVRRLLGKGGAVLFKGSGFHATDYRSASYKEAARKESGAGKGSDAGKGSDAGKKKGADGKPGASKD